In Rutidosis leptorrhynchoides isolate AG116_Rl617_1_P2 chromosome 2, CSIRO_AGI_Rlap_v1, whole genome shotgun sequence, one genomic interval encodes:
- the LOC139889133 gene encoding uncharacterized protein yields the protein MTKRQKLLATKKVVNMNLKVHRACETCLNKCLSKELKKVQDTRIVSTIHKKKGFKKRKAVEVFEKWQFAPITFPFAQNREMNDMPLVIMCKIANTGITIMKIHVDTGSSIDLIYEQCFHQLPECIKADLKPTAISLSGFAGESAWPMGQLSLEIELCDEIEVKLTRKTQLYFYVIRTASRYSMLLGRSALRKLGIVPSTIHEMVKFTTCKGVATINYMTMPPICAAISTQDTIVAHKIEEDNMVIVNPKYVDQKIKIGAELNAEIRRKIVQLLVAYMDVFAWSEQDMTGVPRNVAEHRLNANPALKPIVQKRRGMAPNRMKWLSAEVAKLVNAGILREVKYQTWVANPVLVKKPDGSWRMC from the coding sequence ATGACTAAGCGACAAAAGCTTTTGGCTACTAAGAAAGTTGTAAATATGAATTTGAAGGTGCATAGAGCATGCGAAACCTGTTTAAACAAATGTTTGTCAAAAGAACTGAAAAAAGTGCAAGATACGAGAATAGTAAGCACAATACACAAGAAAAAAGGATTCAAAAAGCGAAAAGCAGTAGAAGTGTTTGAAAAATGGCAATTCGCGCCTATTACATTTCCATTTGCGCAAAATCGCGAAATGAATGACATGCCATTAGTCATAATGTGTAAAATCGCAAATACGGGGATTACAATTATGAAAATACATGTTGATACTGGTAGTAGTATAGATTTGATATACGAGCAATGCTTTCATCAGTTACCAGAATGTATCAAAGCAGATCTAAAGCCAACCGCGATATCCTTATCTGGTTTCGCGGGTGAATCCGCTTGGCCCATGGGGCAATTATCATTAGAAATTGAATTGTGCGACGAAATAGAGGTGAAGTTGACAAGGAAAACGCAGTTATATTTCTATGTTATACGCACTGCCTCTCGTTATAGCATGTTATTGGGAAGATCTGCGTTGCGAAAGCTTGGAATAGTGCCATCTACAATACACGAAATGGTTAAATTCACTACTTGCAAAGGTGTGGCAACAATAAATTATATGACTATGCCACCAATTTGTGCGGCTATAAGCACGCAAGACACAATTGTTGCGCATAAAATTGAAGAAGATAATATGGTCATTGTGAATCCTAAGTATGTTGATCAAAAAATTAAAATTGGCGCTGAATTAAATGCGGAAATACGAAGGAAGATTGTGCAATTGCTTGTTGCGTATATGGATGTATTTGCTTGGAGTGAGCAAGATATGACTGGGGTTCCACGTAATGTTGCAGAACATAGATTAAATGCTAATCCGGCGTTAAAGCCTATTGTGCAAAAGCGCAGAGGAATGGCTCCAAATCGCATGAAGTGGTTATCTGCGGAAGTTGCTAAATTAGTTAATGCAGGAATATTGCGCGaagtaaaatatcaaacatgggttgcGAACCCTGTTTTagtgaaaaaacctgatggttcgTGGAGGATGTGTTAA